DNA from Blastocatellia bacterium:
GAAATACTACTTTAGCGGAAGCTATTGATGAAGTAGAAAGACAAATTTTAACCGAAACGCTTAAGCGTAATGAAAACAATATTTCCCGCACAGCTAGAGAATTAGGTTTAACTCGTCGAGGCTTACATCTTAAGTGTGGACGCTTAGGCATTGATCTATAAAAATCTAAAAAGTTAGAATTAATACTAATTATATTACATAAAGTAATTAGCTTTGTATTCTTACGTATTGCAGAGAAAAAATATTAAAGAATGGTGTGTCTACAGATGTTGTAGATAAAGGGGTTAAGCCATATTTTATGGAGGTGCAACATCTTGTTAGGAAAATCGAGGTTAGCCAAAATTGATAAGTCGTTTATTTTCGTTGACAAGCAGGAAATCATATGTTTTAATCTTAGCGTTTTCACGTCGTACAATTCCTAATTCAGCATAAGGTTAGCCAAAACTGGGTTTTAAGCCTGTATTCATCGGCAGTTGAACCCCGGGGAGTAGGAATAATTGACGTGGCATGCGGATTAAGACGTAACATGCTGCGGATTCATGTACCAATCTGTAGAATAGTTGACGGTCAGCGGATTAAGACCCCACCGGGTTCCCAAAACACGGAAAAAACTCCCCGAAGAAAAGGGTAGGAATAATTGACGTGGCAGAGGGTATTCAGCAAAACAAGCTGAATAATTGAGAATAAAGAAGATAGGTATGTACGGAAAGATTTATCCTAAAAAATGCGTAAGATTAATAGGATAAATTGATAAAATCAGAGAGAAAAGCCAACCAAAAAATCAAAAATGCAAAGTCAAAAAGCTAGCAAGTAAAAAAGACAAGAAAAAAAGACAAAGCTACGCAACCCAGCCAAAAAGCTAGAAAACCTAAAAATTAAAACCTAAAAAAACTTAAGCAGCTAAAAAAGAAGCGATAAGTTTTAAGGTATCAGAACCAACAGCTTTTTTACGATCGGCCAACCAAGCCTTGGAATGTTCAAGAATAGCAACAAGATAGAGACGGACAAGAAAATGAGAAGCAGAACGACAAGGACGGTTAGCAAGTTTATGAACAACTTTTTTGGTAGAGTTGGAACGCTCACAACCAGTGCGAAGATTCATAAGGAGTTTATATTCAGGAGAATAGCGAGAAATATCAGGATAAAGACGTAAGTCATCAGAGGAGCGAATATAAACAACCGGCCCCATTTGGGAATCAGGCTGACAAAGAGAGCCTTGAGGACATTCTTGAGAGTGAGTCTTAAAAACATATTTACCATTAAGATGAGTAGGACGCTTAACGGGACAATTGTAATAGATTCTACCATCACCACGCTTACCATTATGACGCATTTCTAAACCAGCAGGACAAAGAGGAACACCTTTTTCATTAACAAGTTTAGCAGTGCCAGTAGGCTTGGGGAGAGTACCAGAACGGGGATTGAGGGCAATAACAGGTTTAATGGAATTAGCCTTGAGATACTGATAAATGCCTAATCCATCGTGACCAGAATCATAACTCATAGAGTAGATATTCACAGGTAGAACATGAGCAGAAAACATCTTTAACATAGAATCCAGACTTTTCATAGACAGAGTAAAATCACTCTCGGAAGCAGGCCCCATAGTTATATGTAAGGGTAAATCGTGTCCAGAAACAGAAATTGTATGCTGATAAAAAGTGTGACCAAAGTAGTATGTTTGACGATAAGAATCAAATCCCCAATCTGCGGTTGGGTCTGAATAAATACGGTCGCATTTACATTTATAAATACCTTTTGAACGACAATCGCAAGTTGGCTGTCCATTGCAGTTTGCTCCACTTTCTAGGGCTGAACCATCTCCACACACTTTTAGCTTGGTTAGTTCTCCTAGCAACCCCTTATTTGCACTCGGTATTATTGCTAGTTTCATCAGTAAATCTTCTAGCAATTTTTGTAACCCTTCTACCCTTGGTTCTTGTTTTTTAGCTAAAAGCTCTTTTTTTAGGTGTATTGTTATTGAGTCACTTTCTTTTCTATCTGTTTCTTACGCGCTTCTTTACTTTCTTTTTCTGCCGATAGATTACGAATGTGTTTTTTCTTCCTCTTTTTGGATGCTTTTAACTTATGTTCACAACTTTTTTGATGTTCTCCATCTTCTAACCTGTCTATAAACAAATAAAACGTTGATGCGGCTGGCGTTTTTTTCGGCTTAAACCCTGCTATCATCGCTAGTCTTGGCTTGTCATATAATTCTTCTGCAAACTTGCTGATTCTTTCATACTGTAGTATTATCATTAGCAGTAATGCTCTTAGCACACATACTGGATCGTACCCTTTTCTTCCCCTTTTATCTTGGCTATAGAGTTTTTCTAATTCCTTTCTTACTTCTTCTAGTTCTATTTCCATTAGTATCATTGCTGCATTAAGATGTTCTTCTGTCAATCTTCTTGATTGTCTTGGTTGCAGCTTTCTTATCCATTCTGTTAACATTTTCTTATACATTCCATCCTCCTTTAGTTTATTGCAGTATTTTTATTTAATCACTAATAGGATGGATTTTCTTCTTTTATTTCTGAATACTTTTTTATCTTATTGATTTTGGATTATTTAGTCCTTTTGCTCTTTCTCAACTGTTCTATTTATTGACCTTATTTTTTCTGATTTTCCTGAGAGCTTTATAGGATTGTATTAACTAGCATTGTGTTGATTTGAAAGGTTTAGTCTATGACGGAAGAAAATATAGTAAGGAAAGCTTATCATCAAGCGAGCTAATTAC
Protein-coding regions in this window:
- a CDS encoding transposase, with amino-acid sequence MYKKMLTEWIRKLQPRQSRRLTEEHLNAAMILMEIELEEVRKELEKLYSQDKRGRKGYDPVCVLRALLLMIILQYERISKFAEELYDKPRLAMIAGFKPKKTPAASTFYLFIDRLEDGEHQKSCEHKLKASKKRKKKHIRNLSAEKESKEARKKQIEKKVTQ